The Citrifermentans bemidjiense Bem genome window below encodes:
- a CDS encoding YdjY domain-containing protein produces the protein MRSARRLLAAATLAFAMSTLLPAAAPGAQAPQPIPAPPVPENQAPLLAPPGEISRDYAVPAMQKVAPGKYRLGEILIDKAARSISFPAEVNMKQGLLEYLLVKSGGKTHESLLRTRVQPYHLQLACLLLGLEGGRRPLSAQGAAETPDGETVELSLELSDGKRVQTEQWMMLLLAGEHRDVPKLKWIFTGSMVREGVFAAQSDGSIAALYHDPVAMIDNSSPEGANDEIWYARESAVPPVGTPVTVLIHLSP, from the coding sequence ATGCGCTCTGCAAGAAGACTGTTAGCCGCAGCCACCCTCGCTTTTGCCATGTCGACTTTATTGCCCGCTGCCGCGCCCGGGGCGCAGGCGCCTCAGCCCATCCCGGCGCCCCCCGTTCCCGAAAACCAGGCGCCGCTGCTGGCTCCCCCGGGCGAAATTTCCCGCGATTACGCCGTTCCTGCCATGCAAAAGGTGGCGCCGGGGAAGTACCGGCTGGGGGAGATCCTGATCGACAAGGCCGCCAGGAGCATCTCCTTTCCTGCCGAAGTGAACATGAAGCAGGGGCTTTTGGAGTACCTGCTAGTGAAAAGCGGCGGCAAGACCCACGAGAGCCTGTTGCGCACCAGGGTCCAGCCCTACCACCTGCAGCTGGCCTGTCTGCTGCTAGGCCTCGAAGGGGGGCGCAGGCCGCTGTCGGCCCAGGGGGCGGCCGAGACCCCGGACGGCGAGACGGTGGAGCTGTCGCTTGAGCTTTCCGACGGGAAGAGGGTGCAGACCGAACAGTGGATGATGCTCCTTTTGGCCGGGGAGCACAGGGACGTCCCGAAGCTGAAGTGGATCTTCACCGGGTCCATGGTGAGGGAGGGTGTCTTCGCCGCCCAAAGCGACGGTTCCATCGCCGCTTTGTACCACGACCCGGTGGCCATGATAGACAACAGCTCCCCGGAAGGGGCGAACGACGAGATATGGTACGCGAGGGAGAGCGCCGTCCCCCCCGTTGGGACGCCGGTGACCGTGCTCATCCACCTCTCCCCGTAA